The following is a genomic window from Gigantopelta aegis isolate Gae_Host chromosome 5, Gae_host_genome, whole genome shotgun sequence.
gtgtggtcacTGCTATAATTAAATAAGATATTCATATGTCTGAATAAGATACAGCTATTATAAGATGGGAATCTGTCATCACCATTACTGATATTTGTTAGGGTCCCAAGTCTTTTCGGCTGGGAgcctattgtttgtttttattattattattattattatttataagcagcctattttgtcattttctgaGAAACGTGCTGGGACGATTTCGTGGACATTTTATAGGTAAGAAggtcctggggggggggggggggggggatgattgaagatattaaaatattatgtgtATTGGCCTCTATCGTGAATTatgtgaaattatatttttaaaattcttcaGCCGTCTGTTGTTTTGTCcttttgtaaaaagaaaaaaaaaaaagaaaaaaaaaagcaacctcccccaccaaaaaaaaaaaaaaaaaaaaaaaaaaaaaaaaaagccacacCTACATATGGGCACATATAGCTGAAAtttggtaggtaggtagggccGCCAGGGGGAttgattgtgtttttaaaaatatgtttataggtTCTGCGTGTTGGCCTCTATCGCGAATTTCGGACTGTATATCAGTTTCTATGAAAATTACAGGTGAAACGTCTTGCTATTagtgttattgttgttgatgttattgttactgctATATTGATGTTAAGTGTTTTGTAACGTGTGTTacgtataaatataaaaacctAGTGTTTCAACACTGATGCCTAGTTTTCTCTATTAGAGTCgaatcactgaaatcaaacactatttatatttcattgtttatataatcCATAtataactaaacttagtgtctgtgtttacgtgttgaaactagagtctgccactggggagcgggatttagctcagtcggttgagtattcgcccgaggtgcttgcgtcgtaggatcgaacaactgattggtttttttgtcgttccaaccagtgcattcaACTGTTTTGGGTCTTtttcgtttcaaccagtgcgcAACAGCTGGTCAAATgacgtggtatatgctttcctgtctgcggggaagtgcatatagaagatcccttgctgaattaggtcaaatgtagcgtgtttcctttgatgactacgagcgtgtttcctctaagactatgtcaaaattaccaaatgtttgacacccaaataaccgatgactaattaatcaatgtgctctagtggtgtcgttaaacaaaataaactttaactttaactttcttaagaggaaactcgctatatgtattcattagtagcaatgataCTTTTATatcaccttcccacagacaacacagcacataccacgctctttgatataccagccatgggatACTGGCCGTGACTGGGGAGAAAACGTTCCACTGAGGAGGTTCTATCCTATGACACAATCACCACAGacaacacagcacataccacgctctttgatataccagccatgggatAATGGCCGTGGCTCGGGAGAAAACGTTCCACTGAGGAGGTTCTATCCTATGACCCAATacaacacagcacataccacgccctttgatacaccagccaTGGGATACTGGCCGTGACTGGGGAGAAAACGTTCAACTGAGGAGGTTCTATCCTATGACCCAATacaacacagcacataccacgctctTTGAAATACCAGCCATGGGATACTGGCCGTGACTGGGGAGAAAAAGTTCCACTGAGGAGGTTCTATCCTATGACCCGATCACCACAGacaacacagcacataccacgccctttgatacaccagccaTGGGATACTAGCCGTGACTGGGGAGAAAACGTTCCACTGATGAGGTTCTATCCTATGACTCAATCACCACAGACGAGTTCTCTAactactgagctaaatcccccccccccccccccccccttatatGAGAGGTGGCGGCTTGTTACTCTAATCAAAGAGACTTGACAATAACGATAGCCAGCATAAAACTAATCGCAATTTCTAAGTAGCTTATTGATAGTAGAACTTCCTTATTAATTCAGACATCTGAGAATGGTAATTAGTAgattaaaatatactaattttCTAATTCTCAAATATTAACAGTGCATGTTTATCTTTCCTAAGAGTTATTGTGTTTCCTTGCgagtttaattattgttttcttgaaaactcgcttttttttatattatcctAAGCAACATTTAGAATTCAATAATATTAACTTCTgcagaaatttaattaaattggtttgctaacttatatatatatatatatatatatatatatatatatatattaatcacttCTGACAGAACACATATTAATATTTCCAAAATGGACACAGCGACGTGATTGAATATTGTATATGCGCATGTGGAGTTCGTTTTACTAATTTGTTTCTTAAACATGCATAAAGCTTTATAAATACATGGTACTGTTGGTCTGCGCAGTGCAGCAGTTGCTCTGAGCAAATTGTCCAGCGCAAGAATACACGGTGAGATAATATAGTCTCAACTTTCTTGCaatatttcttgattggaattGTGTTGGTATGTGAACACGCTATCTTACatgtaagatatattttattattgggaTATTTAGATATATTACACGTTTTGTTTTCATCTATATGCTCGTTCTGCCAATGAACGAATTGTTGTCTGTTTTGTCGTTTAAGGTAACGACGTCTACGTAGGTGAGGcgcaaacaaaatgttttattttatctatcaACATGTCGGTTATCTTTTATACAAACTAATACCAATGTTACATATTTTCTCTTACAGAATTCATCGCATACAATTTAAGAACATTAAAGTTATTTCATGTGATTAATTTGACTTAATTATTTACCTTCTTAATTTACTAagcacccaccccccaccaacacccccccccctccgtccTGGACCCCCCCTCAGTGGTGGGAGCGCTCGATAATGTCTGAATGCGGCGAAATGTCAATCTAtggtcgattcccgtcggtgggagAAATTGAAAATGAGCTTGTATCCTGATCTCGTTCaccaggctatttctcgtctgACCCAACAGTCTAGTGTTTGACAGTATCTGGGAATGGTGTTATAATCCAGAAATGGCTGTGGGCACTTTTGTTAATCTCGGGCAAAAATCTGCCTGCCTACCCCGTCCCGTACAGCGTGGGAGCCACGTCTGTGTGGTCATTTACTAACCGTCCCTCTGTAACGTTTTTCGAGTATAAGAAGGCTTTTAATAACCAATACATATTAACTGCATTTCGTTTAAACATGGTACATATTCGTTATATTcctttggggaggggggggggggggagggtgatGAGCGTGGACGTATCTCAGTGGTTAACAAGCGCTGtcctgatgcgcgatcaatcATGGCGAtttcccgtcggtggggccgttgggctttttctcgttccagttagtgctccacaactgatgtaaacaAGGCGGTTATATACCTCTtcctctgtgggatggtgcatataacacatCACTTGCtgcctaatcgaaaagagtagcccattgaaaaaatggcgacagcgtgtttcgtctctgtgtgatccttaactatatgtccgacgcgatataaccgtgaataaattgtcttgaatgtgtcgttaaatacaacattgccttccttccatatattcagtgtgcTTCTGGTAGTACTAATCCCAGCAGTTGCTCATCTTATTTACTTCTGGTAGTACTAATCCCAGCAGTTGCTCATCTTATTTACTTCTGGTAGTACTAATCCCAGCAGTTGCTCATCTTATTTACTTCTGGTAGTACTAATACCAGCAGTTACTCATCTTATTTACTTGTGCATACATTTGATCCTATTACTGAGAAGAATCTAATACGAGTATTATGTAAGCGACAGGGTGAATAGAAACACGTCTAATGTCTCGGACCAGACCAGTCGCTATCCAGAGGCTgggcccgggatggacatgtcCGAAACCTTAAttgggcatgttaaaagggtactTTCtcccccgctctctctctctctctctctctctctctctctctctctctctctctctctctctctctctctctcttctctctctctctctcctctctctctctctctctctctctctctctctctctctctcatgtaaACACTGGAGTTCTGAGGAGAATATAGTTGAAGTTAGTTTGTgttatttaccggcctcggtagtgtcgtggttaagtcaccGGACataggctggtaagtacagggttcgcagcccggtacctgctcccacccagagcaagttttaataactcaatgggtagatgtaagaccactacatcatcttctctcttactaagcATTAACAAGTAGCAACTCgcacactgtcctagacagacagcacaattagctgaggtgtgtgcccaggacgtttgaacgttaattggatataagctgaaatgaatgaaaaacatTGTTAGTTAACCACATCACTAGAACATAATGATGTATAAGacgtcggctgttggatgtaaaaAGAATGGTAAACCTGACACGTTGTCCACAACCCCATTACATTTTCAACATACAGCAAGAGATCATTACTAAGACTTTTCCTACAGGcatgacatcacataccacgacaaatgatataccagtcgtgggtcaCTGTTTAGGACTGGGAAATATCCAatcagttaaaaagttaaaatgtgttttgtttaacgacatcactagagcagattgatttactaatctttagttattggatgtcaaacacttggtaattctgacatagccttaggtaataataatattaaagccgcacaccctacttccatccagcgaaaataaattataatttggttaatctacaaacctgtaacacacttagatcacgtttttatcaaatggagtgaaaaaaaaaggttttatatcgataaataccatgggaatccccatgtcccaattgcttgaaataattttgaaagttagtattctgatgtcaccggtagatgtcgctcgaagcacaactaTGCCTACGtgacgacaaatttcacagagtgcgcacagacttggggtgcgttcttttcacctctcctggacatgttccaactgctccgtcctggttgtatcccctctccagatatcgtaagacttagcaaaattattggttttaagggtttgtaacgttttgtattgagacacttacttgtctgaactttattgttactgaaaatgttcacgaactgtgaagaaaaatctcacaaatgaacaacaacaaatcggatgttgatttcgcgaaccgtgcacgagaaaacaaaccgaaccaaaatgataacgttcacgtggtataccaacgtctgtgacattgaaatggaaatatcccgtctaaaaatagattagaccttgtctgctcaacgtttttttctcaaacgtcaagtttttaagaaatacgaaaaatgcattttgtggtattacaaaaaacaggattaccaggattaccaaaaaacacttcaggtgaatggaaatgtatattctaaataataaacggtaaagtaaagtgcaattttatttgtaaaaaaatgggtttaatagcgaaaaatacaacgccgtaatggttaacaactagccgtaactagggtgtgtccctttaataaaaaacctctacatttgtccattagtagcaaggaatcatatatattaattttcctacatacaggacagcacataccacgacaaatgatataccagccgtgagGCACTGTTTGGGACTAGGAAATATCAAATCAGTTAAACCGTTTCAAAACatgtatttaacgacatcactagagcatattgatttactaataTTTAGTTGTTGGATGAACAAGTCGTGTGGTACTATTTGGGACAGGAGAATATCCACTCAGAGAATTGACCCCCAAGAAGATTAGAGCCTACGACCTAAGAAACGCCGGCGAACACCAGCGGCGGATCGAAGGGGATCCAGGGGCCCGGTCCCCAAAATTTAGCGACATTAATAGTtttatcatatttgtttttgatttttaacGTTGAAGACTGTGATTGACCCAGATCCCGACCCAAAAGAATAGGAAAACAATCTGCATTAGCAGCACACTCAGGAGAAGCGCTTTATTTTATATCTTAAAACAAAGAGAATTATTTCATTACAATCTCTTTTCACCAAACGCTGCGGAATGCGCTGTCCTGCTTATCAACAAAGTGTAAATAAATCTATCTTTGTAAGTATAAGCAGCATGTGTGATGACATTgataaactctctctctctctctctctctctctctctctctctctctctctctctctctctctctctctctctctctctctctctctctctctctctctctctctctctctttgcttccatttaccatagtttgacactcaaaaGGCGAtgtatcattcattcattcattcattcattctgtgtgtctgtctctctttctgtctctctctctctctctctctctgtgcgtgtCTCTCTTTCTTCACTTCTGtctcccacctctctctctctctatcgctgtgtgtatgtgtgtgtgtgtgtgtgtttgggggggggggcctctctgtctctttcactctcccccctctctccccatctgtctgcctctctctctctttttgtctgtctcagtgtatgtctgtctgtctctcccatacccccccctctctctctctctctctctctctctctctctctctctctctctctctctctctctctctctctctctctctctctctctctctctctctctctcacacacacacacacacacacacaaacacactatgTGTGCtctgcgtgtgtctgtgtctgcctctgtctatctgtctttctgtctttgtCTCAATGTATGCATGTCTATCTTTCCCATACTTCACCTCTCTCTACAATGATATTAGGACATTTGCACATTAACAAAAtcatttctggcctcacaaactGTCTCTCACGTGTTTGCTAGAATAGATACAACATATGGATCCCTGTCTTCCGACGTTCCTAGACATCCATCCCGTGTATTTAtatctggggcgggacgtagcccagtggtgacgttaagcaaaataaacatttgtgtCTATATTTAATTAGGATGTGACCTTTGAACTAAAACATGGATAGTTACCACGCACACAGATTGCAACCTTCCCCCTCCtcacaaaacaacaactatatTATGTTGATATGAACAAAGTCTTTTGTTTAGAACAAGATGTAATGATAACCTAAGTGCTGTTCTAAATGATGCATTATTTCTTACAGAACTAGATATATGTGAACTAACGTCCACTCCaccccactgtcctagacagacagcccagatagcgtgTGCCTATGACAGCGtgtctgaaccttaattggacataggTACGACCATACGTTTAAATGAAAGTCCACTCCActcttaattggacataagtaCGAACATACGTTTAAATGAAAGTCCACTCCACTCTTAAAGGTAAAATTCGCCCACTAATAAACCATATGCTTATATTACAACTAATAACAACGCAACCATTGTTATGAAATCTTTTTCCTGGATAACTACGGCAATTGCAGATAAGAATCGATCGTTTTTATCTATGCTCTATgacaaaaaaaagtgttttgtttaacgacaccactagaacgcattgatttattaatcatcggccattgtatatcaaacatttagtaatgtccacatagtcttagagaaacacgctacattttccctaacgcagtaaggtatcttttatatgcactttcccacagacaggaaatcataCACCACAGCCGTTGACCAGTTCTgatggactggctggaacgagaaaaaataaTCAATTGAATGAACCCACCGAGGTAGtccgatcctacgacgcaagcacctcaagcgagcacttacccgactgagctaaatcccccccccccccccccctgaaaccAGATAAACAACacggacagacatacacacttatttgtttatatctccatttgtataaataagaaagaaagattaaaaaaaaaaaaaaaaaaacgcaagAAAAAATAATGCAGCAATGGATACAATTCACAAGTCACTCTGGAAAAAAACCCCCTATATATTTAAACAGTGACGATAATTAATTTCACTTTAGATAATTGTATACATACTTTCTATAACTATTgagctacacttttcgattagcagctctGGATAATTTATATGGAGCATCACACagaaggatagtacataccacggcctttggtaaaCTAGTTGTGAAgtactggcttgaacgagaactagcccaatggatccactgtCGGGGATCTATTTtagtccgaccgcgcatcagttgagcgctttaccactggaccaatgaatgaatgaataacaacaTCCCAGCATGAAACATACATCgcttattgggtgtcaaactatgtaCCACTGGACCaatgtaatgaatgaataacaacaTCCCAGCATGAAACATACATCgcttattgggtgtcaaactatgtaccactggactacgtcacTACGTCCCGGCCCTCATTAGTTGGTGTTACATTGAATTTTGGATGGCTCTTACACAACAATGTTAAAGGCGCAGAAATGGTGACTACGTTTGgctaagttacaaacctgtacaCATTTGGGTAACGTTAcaagagtgaaacaagagtctgtgaccttgaaacggtgaaataccctttcgactagactaaaactcgactccataactgttgggtctcagaagcacgtgcgtttttaaatatatgtgcttatatataaatgtgtttgctggtattagaaacaccaggatgaccagaacaACTTCGATTGTACTGAagtagataatctaaacaataaaatgtaagtaaagtaatagtgaaacatatgctttagtgtttacaaaactaggatctgtccatTTAAAGATGTCAGACAACAAACACAAATGCTAATATTGTCCTTGATTCTGCTTTTTTGGCAGGTTACGATGTTCAACATTACCGGACCCTCTATGCCTGGAGAAAACAATGACGTGGACGGGCTCCTTAGAGGGGCGAATTTCAACACGAACTACAACGGAACAGATCACAATTCCATCCACAATAGAGGCTACGCCTACTGGTTCTTCAACGTCATTACTGTTGCTATAGGACTGGTGGGAAATGTCATGATTGTTCCTTTAATGGGGGACGTGAAATTATCCTTCCTGTCGTACCCGGTGTACTTGGGATGTCTGGCTTTTTTGGACAGTTCAGTGCTCATTATTTTCGACATAAAGGAATCGTTCATATATTTCCAGTCCTCCTACCTTATTGAGAGTAATTTGGCCGTCTGTACGCTAACGAAATTCATACAATACGTGGCGACGACTCTTTCTCCTTGGTTGATGGTTGGACTGACTCTGGATCGCTTCGTCTGTGTTGTTTTCCCGCTGAAACGCGACGGACTCTGCACTCGAAGAAAGGCTACGATCGTCTGCTCGTGTCTGACCGCTGTGTCCGTAGTTATGACTCTCCCACTGTTGAATGGGCTGGAGAAAGTTGAAGGGTCAGagatatgttttataaaaaattacttaGTGAGGTACGCGACATTTGTACGTATTGTTTTCAACGCTAACCTTCCTTGTCTGTTGATTCTCGTCCTCAACACTGTGATTGGAATCCACATCCAGCGCAGCGTCACGTTCAGAAAGAGATTTACATCCACCTCCACCAGCTCTGGCGCCACTGAAAACACGCTGGACAAGTCAGTTTTTCCTCTCATGTTGATCTCGATATTGGCTTTCGTAACTCTCATACCTTCATCCATTGCAGACAGCATTGTTTTGATCCTATATATTACTAAATCGGATCCTGAAACTCTGGCCTTCATCCTCTTCAAACTGTGGCCGGTGCTTAATATTTTATACCTTATGAATTTTGGTCAGAATTTCTACATCCTAATGGTCAGTTCAGCTAACTATAGAAAAATTATAAAGGCGAAACTGAAATGCCAGAACCTCTGTGGACGGAATGACGATGTTACAGTGTCACGAGCTCTTGCTCAGGTTTCAGACTGTGTCGACGTCAGGACAACTATGACAGAATTGAACACTATACAACCTGTACCACCCAGCTCGGTTGCCTCCGCTACTCTAGAATTTGGTAACTGAACTAATTTCGCGGAAATTACTAACTAAACGCGATCATTCGTCATCGGCTACTAATTGTGAAGTATTAGATTATTATGAAGGCTATACTGAACATTTTGTCAGTAGTTCAGCAAGTACCACGATCGTCGTTGTAATCGCGGTTAAACATCTGAGACTTTGTTAAACAAGCACCACGATCGTCGTTGTAATCGCAGTTAAACATCTGAGACTTTGTTAAACAAGCAGCACGATCGTCGTTGTAATCGCAGTTAAACATCTGAGACTTTGTTAAACAAGTACCACGGTCGTCGTTGTAATCGCAGTTAAACATCTGAGACTTTGTTAAACAAGCACCACGATCGTCGTTGTAATCGCAGTTAAACTTTATCTGAGACTCGTTGTAATCGCAGTTAAACATCTGAGTACCACGGTCGTCGTTGTAATCGCAGTTAAACATCTGAGACTTTGTTAAACAAGCACCACGATCGTCGTTGTAATCGCAGTTAAACATCTGAGACTTTATTAAACAAGCACCACGATCGTCGTTGTAGTCGCAGTTAAACATCTGAgactgtattaaagggacagtcctcagATTGCTacaagatgttatcgactaacagagactttttaacgattgtaattacatatctaacatatttttctgcataaagtaCTAGTCgctctatattaaacgtgtttctgatcgtttgtTTCGTTTTCGTATGCACAAAATTATCTGAagataaaaatccagtttgggcttcttacaaatattaagaccagaaacacattgattatacagacattgatattctaaacaaaataatatatttaatgcgtgTTTTTAGACGTAAAAACTTGTTCTTAGTCGGAATCATCTTGCAGTGCAGAAAATtcaggacattcctgagttttctgcaatttgtaagatgttatcgactaacagactttttgacgactaagtacatatcaaatatatttttctgcataaaatattagtggctgtatattaaacgtgtttttgatcgttctagtaattgtactaggttaaatttcattttatttcctaaaatattggtATGAAactatttgaaaacaaaatccagtttgggcttcttataaatattaacacggccagaaacacattgaatatacagacactgatgttcttaacaagaacatatatttaatatgtaagtttaatcgtataaatattttattagtcggaaacatcatacaatacagcaaactcgggaatgcccctttaagacATACCACACACAACggcaaataatgttttaaaacaataatatgatTATCTAAAAATGTCTAGGCTAGTCTTAATTATTTCCAACCCTTAGTGTACCTACCACCTATGGGGTGCTCTAGACGCACCTGTTTATAGACAATTTTCACGAATACGTTTTCTGATGCACACTTTTTTGGAGTCATATTTCATAGGTAAAAAACCCCTAAACTTACTAACTAATACAAATTACATTTCTGGCAGCAGATCTGCTTTAGTGTTGTCGTGGATAATTCATTATCGTTATGTTATATGATTATATAAATGGACAAAATTGACGTGAGAAAGTAAAAGGGAAACCAACGTCGTAGCCGTTATGGGACACGACAGACGCTATGGGACACGACACACGCTATGGGACACGATATGGGACACGACACACGCTATGGGACACGACACACGCTATGGATGGCAAGGGATAAACGACAGAATGGATTACTCTTTTCAATTCAGTTTAATTTCTAGAGGCAATtcatgttgttggttttgtttgtttgttgtcagACTTCTTTTTTGtgcgttttgtgtgtgtgtgtgtgtgtgtgtgtgtgtgtgtgtgtgtgtgtgtttgttctgtttttaaGTGATGCCTGGTTTGGATTGATGTGTAAGAAGCCAATCAGAGGCTTTTAAATTGATATTCAACATGTTTCATTTCGTCGTGACAACGTTTTACACAGAGGTACGCTTGgtaattattgtaaataattcaCATTTGTTTAGAGCATTTGACACTGTTCTTTTGCCACTTTTCGTATTTATAGTTAGGTCTATAAATCTTCGGACTACTGAACATTCTGACTATTGAACCTTCTGACTATTGAACCTTCAgaccattgaaccttcggaccattgaaccttcggactatagagCTGTAACCCAGTAGATAACGCCATCTACCAACGTCGTCAAGTTCGTCAGTTCGTGCTAAAAAAAACAACGCAACCTCCTAACGTCACCCCCTCAGGACACAGGGGATAAACGACAAAATGGATTACACTTTTCAATTCAGTTTAATTGTTAAAGGTAATTtcaagttgttgtttttgtttgtttgttcttcatgcgtcttcttcttcttcttttttgtgcgTGTGTTTGGTGTTTATTCGGATTTTAAGGGATGTATGAACatttacaagggagataacagAAGCACGAACTTGCTCACAAAATataaacatcattttaaaattttaactgtAACCAAACAAACAGTGAGTGTATAATGTTTACGGTAAAACATATGACGTTTTCACCGAATATTTtatgttggtttgtttttttgtggatCTGTACATTTCATGACTATGCGTCTAATAAATGTTCTTATAGATAGGGTTTATTAAAAGTTGCGCGGCCATATTACGAGTGCTTCAGAGTAGATTGGATAATTTATTAAcgtgctaatatccaattaaggttcaaacacgtctCTCCTAGGCACAatatctgacttcgccagtTACTGGTTCTGGGACAgaaagggtgggggtgggtaaaTGGTCAGAATTTTCAaaatagctattagtaataataataataattataatagtatagtataatagtaattaataataaaataaattcaaatataaaaataattgactgcgTGGCCAAATGTGgaacattttagaaggacagtccaaacataaataagagaaagacgATAGGAtaggactatttaataatattacaaaaagaaagtaatttcgacaaaaCATTTGAACGgtctaaatttgttttaataatctcTGCCCTGTGCTAATGTTgattagtaaactagtctgagagtggcagtcgtCTTTAATCGCGTCTTATCtctctccatatatatatatatatatatatatatatatatatatatatatatatatatatatatatatatatatatatatatgtgtatgtgtatatgtatatatatatatatatatatatatatatatatatatatatatatatatatatataatatatatatatatacacacacacacacacacacacacacacacatacatacatacatacatacatacatatatatacacacacacacacacacatatatatatatatatacacacacacacacacacacacacacacacacacacacagagtcaaACTTCGTTATCTTGATGTTGAAGGGACCGGACCAAAGAGCTCGAGATATCGGTAGCTCGAGATAACCATAACAGTTTGCTGATGAAAATTATCCCACATATAAATTTGTGTTTGCAAACGTATCAAAACTAAACACCGTTTTGTGTCTGAATTTCTTCATGCTGACATTGTTACAAAGTATACCAAAATGTGCCAACATACAAGCAAACACTAATACAAACCAATCACTTCTCGACGTGGTCTTTGATTGCTTTGCAACTGTGGCTTTAAAGTCCTCTGTCATAACATGACTTGTGATCTGAACTAAACCTGGtcagttttgttgttgttcgatCCACTTTCTCAC
Proteins encoded in this region:
- the LOC121373160 gene encoding cysteinyl leukotriene receptor 1-like, which translates into the protein MFNITGPSMPGENNDVDGLLRGANFNTNYNGTDHNSIHNRGYAYWFFNVITVAIGLVGNVMIVPLMGDVKLSFLSYPVYLGCLAFLDSSVLIIFDIKESFIYFQSSYLIESNLAVCTLTKFIQYVATTLSPWLMVGLTLDRFVCVVFPLKRDGLCTRRKATIVCSCLTAVSVVMTLPLLNGLEKVEGSEICFIKNYLVRYATFVRIVFNANLPCLLILVLNTVIGIHIQRSVTFRKRFTSTSTSSGATENTLDKSVFPLMLISILAFVTLIPSSIADSIVLILYITKSDPETLAFILFKLWPVLNILYLMNFGQNFYILMVSSANYRKIIKAKLKCQNLCGRNDDVTVSRALAQVSDCVDVRTTMTELNTIQPVPPSSVASATLEFGN